Genomic DNA from Corylus avellana chromosome ca4, CavTom2PMs-1.0:
CCATGAGTTCAATATTATATGATACAGAGCAACCAAcggcctttttatttttaatagacATGAGTCAAATATGCAGTACAATTATAGAAGAAAAAGTTAAGAGAATCAAATGAAAGATCAACAAAATAATAGTATTTATGTAGCAATAAAAAAATCCTCAAGATGGAAGGAAGATGCGGCAATATTGTTAGTGGTGCTGATGATTGTAGTGGCCCATGGTAAAATTTTGTAAGCGTGATATAAGAGACATTCAAAAGATTCTTGGCCTGTAGAATTATGAAAGCTAAAAGATATGTCCTTACTTTAGTGAGAAACATATAACTCTAGAGTGGACAGTTGTTGACAACAACATGTATGTTGATCGGCTGATTTCATATGTACTATTATATTGTGCGTAATGCTACACAAATACTCATTATATTGTGCCTTTTAAAATAActtaaatctttatttattggattaaaattcaatgttgattttaaaaatcccCTAAAAAAGTATGGAAATATGAGTGtgtataatattactcttctATTGTACATATCTTATATctcattttttatctttttcttttttctgctcTTTTAACAATTATATCTTACTGGAGTCATGATTTTTCTGTTAAAGGTCAAATTAATAAACTATTTTATCTCatataattgatataatttgttCTTCTTGTAAAATATTATAGTGATGATCGATGTTATTCTCGGTGCCAGTCATCAATCAACACCATTATGAATATTTGCCCTAAAATACTGTTTCCATAGTATATATAAACTTTTACTACCAGCGGAGAAGAAAGCCAAATCATAATATAAGCATagatatcatattaaaatagAGCGGTGACAGTGAAAGTTCTACACAACTGGAGCAAATTAAGTGCATGCCATGCTCTCATAAGCTACAAGACGTACAAgtgcagcagcaacaacaactGATACATCATCTATGATCGATAGCAGctcttattatattattacaCATACATACTTAGCCTAAGCACTCAGTTGGCCGTAGGAGGTTTGTGCGGTGGCTTGTGGCCACCATGGTGGGGTGGTTTGTGCGAGTCTTTAGCTTCCTCTGCTGGAGGGTGTCGTGGGAAATGCCCATGCGGTGGCTTGTGTTCCGGGTCTGGCTTTTTCTCATCAAGAGACTCGTCGAGTGCAGGAGGGTGGTGTGGCGGCTTGTGTCCCTTGTGGCCTTTGCCATCCAAGGTTGATGCCGTTTCTTCCTGGGAGAGCTCCTCCGCTGTAGGAGGGTGGTGTGGTGGTTTGTGGGGAGGTTTGTGGTGATCAGCAAGAGAGTGAGTGGTGAGAAGCACCACCCCAAGCAACAATAGTAGCAAGTATTTGGGAGACATTTTGGGCTCTTGGGTTTAGGATGAAGCAAAACTGGTGCAATTCGATGGCCTT
This window encodes:
- the LOC132178285 gene encoding early nodulin-75-like; the encoded protein is MSPKYLLLLLLGVVLLTTHSLADHHKPPHKPPHHPPTAEELSQEETASTLDGKGHKGHKPPHHPPALDESLDEKKPDPEHKPPHGHFPRHPPAEEAKDSHKPPHHGGHKPPHKPPTAN